A stretch of DNA from Salmo trutta chromosome 12, fSalTru1.1, whole genome shotgun sequence:
cgatcccggggatcaggagtggaccggtcacccctgctgatgcACGGGAACCTGTCGCCACCTGGGGCGCGGGAACCTGAcagaccggctgaggcaggggagcctggccatccggctgaggcatgagagcctgacgagccgtTGGAAGCAGGGGAGACTGGCGATCCGACAAAGGCATAAAAGCCAGACGAGGCAGGGGAGTCTGGCGATccagctgaggcatgagagcctgatgagccggcggaggcaggggagcctggcaatCCGGCTGAAGCATGAGAGCCTGTAGTGGGTCCCGGACCCGACTGCATTTACaatgacacacacaaaaaaaagactCCCTGATGATTCCCTTaggtgaggcgttattctgtaacgatgtgcgctgatagtcgggaagcaagttcagggagtgagtgttttaataagtAAACAcactagaggccggagagggagcacacgtgacaataccccataatgacaaagtaaaaatagattttttgaagtttttgcaaatgtattacaaataaaaaacagagaccctatttacataaatatactcaaaattgagctcaggtgcatcctgtttccattgatcatccttgagatgtttctacaacttgattagagtccacctgtgataaattcaattgatttgacatgatttggaaaggcacacaactgtctgtaaaaaggtcccatagttgacagtgcatgtcagagcaaaaaccaagccatgaggtcgaaggaattatccgtagagctccaagacaagattgtcttgaagcacagatctggggaagggtaccaaaaaatgtctgcagcattgaaggtccccaagaacactgtgccctccatcattcttaaatggaaggagtttggaaccaccaagactcttcctagagctggccacccggccaaactgaacaatcgggggagaagggcctggtcagggaggttaccaagaacccgatggtcactctgacagagctctggagttcctctgtggagatgggagaaccttccagaaggacaaccatctctgcagcactccaccaatcaggcatttatgatagagtggccagacggaagccactcctcagtaaaaggcacatgacagctcgcttggagtttgccaaaaggcacttaaatactctcagagaaacaagattctctgctttgatgaaaccaagattgaactctttgacctgaatgctaagcgtcacgtcttgaggaaacctggcagcatccctacagtgaagcatggtggtggcagcatcatgctgtggggatgtttttcagcggcaaggactgggagactagtcgggatcgaggcaaagatgaacggaaaaagtacagagagatccttgataaaaacctgctccagagcgctcaggacctcagactggggtgaaggttcatcttccaacaggacaagaaccctaagcacacagccaagacaacgcaggagtggcttcgggacaagtctctgaatgtccttgagtggcccggccagagcccggacttgaacccgatcaaacatctctggagagacctgaaaatagctgtgcagcaacacttcctatccaacctgacagagtttgagaggatctgcagagaagaatgggagaaactctgcaaatacaggtgtgccaagcttgtagcatcatacccaagaagactcaaggctgtagtcgctgccaaaggtgcttcaacaaagtactgagtaaagagtctgaatagttatgtaaatgtgatatttcagggttTTCTTTATTATAAATTAGCTCAAatttataaacctgtttttgcttagtcattatggggtattccgGGTAGATTCATGAGGGcgggggaaaactatttaatccattttagaataaggctgtaatgtaacataatgtggaaaaagtcaaggggtctgaatactttccaaaggcactgtatgtaatgCATAGAAATTACTTGTATGAGATAGTGGGTTGTAAATACTGTCTGTATTGGTCTGTAGGATAGAGGAGACAGTGATGAGGTCCAAGGTGCTGGGGAACGTGGTGCTGCCCTGTGCCCTGAGCTCTGTGGTGGAGATGAAGGAAGGCTTTCAGGGCTACAACGTCACTCTGCCTGTAAGACCAtaaacgcacacacagacacacaaacacgtaATGTTATATGATTATTATAACTAACTTGTGTGTTGGTGTTGTGCAGGCGCCTCAAGGAGTTCCTCCTCAAATGATTCCATCAGTTCACCTGCCTTCTTGTCTGAAACCTCCAGAAAAGAAAAAGGTCAAGGTTGTCTGCACCTACTTCAAAAACAGTATCTTATTCCAGGTAAGAGCCAATTGGGTTTTTCACTTGGCTGCTAACCTAGTCTATATAAACTGTACATTACAGTTTACACTAAAGCACCAAATCATTGGTAATGCTTCTTTATAGCAGGACCGGTTTTCCGGACATAATTTAAGCTAAGAATTAGACAATGAAGATTCtccattgaacatgctttttagtcctAGACGAagtttaatctgtgtccggggAAACCGACCCGTATAGTGTGAAGTGTAGTTGTGATTCTGGTTGTTGTGTTCACAGGGGAGTTCTAAGGTAGACCAGAATGACATCAGGATTCTAGAAGATGTGGTGGGAATCACTGTGGAGAATGAGATCATCACCAACCTTCCAGAGCCAATCAGGATTGGTTTCCATCATTCTGTCATACCAGTAAGTGTGTGCGTGCTTGCCTGAATGCATCTGTGTGTCTTAGTTGACTTGAAGCACGCCATATCCTTCCCTTGATGTATTTTACTGTCTCAAACCCTCCGAGCACAAACCACTTCAAAAGCCCTTTCAGAAGCAAAAGGAAACAATGTGAAAGATTTGTAGAAAAAGATGTCTGCTTCATCTCAGAATTAGTCACTCTAGCAATTGTACTGTAGCAAGTAGCTTTTTATTCAACACTGTACATCACAGGGGTGTTGCCCCTGAGTACAGTAGATTTGTATCCTTAAACAGTTGTACAGTTAGAGTAAAGTTAACTTTCTGTTGTATGGTTGTAGTGTTTCTGTACTTTATCTCAGCGTGGTCTTAGTGTTGATTGATTCTGGTGCATCAGTTAAATTGAAAATGTGTGCACATCATTGCACACTTGATCCTTTCTGGTCTGACTCAGTGTTTGATTTGGTCAACAGTAGCACTTGTAAAATATGATTGAAGCTAATCTTGTATGccagacagatatacagtattTGGTATGTGTTGTTGTTCAGTATCCAGGTCACCATCTAGTGGTGAATTAAATATGTTAGTCCCTACTTGCCTCTTATCTCCTTTTTGTAACTTGTCTTTTTCAGACAAGTCACTCAAGAAAATGTGTTTCTTGGGACACAAAGAAAGGTTTGTAAAGAAGCATGTTTAAACTTGGTTGCAATAATAGCGTacttatttatattattatttgtattgaaTATAGAGGATGTTTATTCATGATTATAAACCGGGTCTTTCGAACCCTGGATGCTGATtagctgaaagccgtggtatatcagataatataccacaggtatgacgcaaaattacttgtttactgttctaattatgttggtaaccagtttataatagcaataaggcacctctggggtttgtgatatatggtcaatataccacggctaaggactgtatccaggcacttcTCGTTGCGTCGTGTGTTAGAACAGCCCTTacttgtggtatattggccatataccacaccacgcTTAATTATGAAGTGTTAGCATTTCCCGGTCTTGCTACGGCTATTGATATTGGTTTAATTGTTGCAGATCCAACAGAGGTCACATGGAAAAAGGAAGGTTGTGAGACCATACAGAAAGGTGTGGAGGACACAGAGTGCCACTGTAATCATCTCACATACTTTGCCATCCTAGTGGTGAGCTATAACCTCTATCTAGAATATTTACATGGGCaatcatttaaataaataaataagaactCATCTCAAGTAGATTGGTAATAGTAGGCCTAAACTTGGTTTTTGTCTTCTATTCACCTCAGCAATTGGAACCACGACCAGTCCGCCATCTGGTGGCTCTAACTGTCATTACATCAATGGGCTGTGCTGCCTCTACGTTGAGCTGTGTTGTCCTCATCTACTTCCTTAACACACAGAGGTACTTCTCCTCACATGCAATGATCTGTCTCCCTGCAGCCTGTCCTACGCATAATATCTCCTACCAGGCCTCAACATGTGACAATACTTTCTAATCATGTGCAAATATCTGAGATCATGGAAAATCCTAAATGTTTGAAAAATGAGTGATATTTGTTTCATTATagttactcactctctctccctccctccctccctccatccccctccccttcctccatctctctcactaactttctctcctcttcttgcACTGTGGCAGGAGAGCGAAGGACCAGTCCATTGGAGTCCATCGGGGTCTGGCCATGGCACTGTTCCTTCTTAGCCTCCTCTTCTTCCTGACAGGGACTGTGGCCAACGTGGGAGGGAACAAGGCATGCTGGGCTTTTGGGGCGGCTCTCCACTATGCTCTGCTCAGTTCCTTTTCCTGGATGTTTATTGAAGTGTTTCACACCTTTTGGTTGGTCTACATGGTGTTCAGCCCCTCCCCCAATCCTTATGTTTGGCACCTGGTTGGCTTTGGTGAGTAGAAGCATACACAAAGAATTGGTTTATATTCCACTGCCCATTGGTAGATGAATACAATTGACTTGAATACACATTGACTGTTATCATCATTTTGATCCTCTGTGCAGGTCTCCCAGCTGTTCCGGTCATTGTACTGCTTGCCATTGGAAAAGTCTATGGTGTGATAGAGGTTGTGTCCAGTGATGATGTCAACAACCCCTACTTGATGTGAGTGCACTTTGGATCTACTGTACCTGTAAGATGAACAGTAGTTAAAGTTTTGACATTTGACTGAGGTGATGAGTAAGTTAGCCCAGTGATTCATGCTTTTTCACCATGGTCTTCTAGGTGCTGGATGGATGTGTCTCCACACTCTGTAGGCCTACTAGCCCATTACTTCATCAACCTGACCTTCCTGGCTGTAGTGGTCATCTCTGGTCTGATCATGCTCTTCCTGGTCCTGAGAAATATCCAGAACCGAGACGAGTGGCGGAAGAACAAGGTGGCGTTCCTCAGTATCTGGGGTCTCAGCTGCCTGTTCGGGACCACGTGGGGCCTGGGATTCTTGGACTTTGGACAGCTCTCTGAGTTCATCCCCTTCCTCTTCTGCATCCTCAACTCCCTACAGGGTAGGTCCACCTCTGTTGAGTCTATCAAAAAGGTTAATATGGTCACATGACCAGAGGAGGCTGTCAGAGCCAACTGTCTATTGTGTTGCTTTGAAACAATGCCCTGTAAAATTGTTCTGTTTCAACAGCGTATAATGAAAAACCTCCCTGCAACTGATTTCCGGTTGTATTCACTAGCTATTAGCTACATGCTTAGTTTAGAAGCTAGTGTATAGCTCTGTCTGCAGGAAGTTCACAAAAAAGCTGCTCTTTATTGCTGGTGTGACCTTTTTAAAATacctacactaccagtcaaaggttttagaacacccactcattcaaaggtttttctttatttttactattttctacattgtagaataatagtgaagacattaaaactatgaagtaacatatggaatcatgtagtaaccaaaagtgttaaacaaatcaaaatatattttatattagattcttcaaacagccaccctttgccttgacagctttgcacactcttttcattctctcaaccaacttcacctagaatgcttttccaacagtcttgaaggagttcccacatatactgagtaCTTGtcgactgcttttccttcactttgcggtccaactcatcccaaaccatcacaatttggttgaggtcgggattgtggaggccaggtcatctgatgcagcacgccatcactctccttcttggtcaaattgcccttacacagcctggaggtgtgttgggtcattgtcctattgaaaaacaaatgatagtcccactaagcccaaaccagtagggatggcgtatcgctgcagaatgctgtggtagccatgctggttaagtatgcttttaattctaaataaatcacagacagtgtcaccaacaaagcacccccacaccataacacctcctcctccatgctttacagtgggaaatacacatgcagagatcatccgttcacccacaccgcgtctcacaaagacacggcggttggaaccaaaaatctccaatttggactccaacCCAAAGGACAAAttcccactggtctaatgtccattgctcgtgtttcttggcccaagcaagtctcatcttatgggtgtcctttagtagtggttcctttagcagcaattcgaccatgaaggcctgatttacactgtctcctctgaacagttgatgttgagatgtgtctgttacttgaactttgtgaagcatttatttgggctgcaatttctgaggctggtaactctaatgaacttatcctctgcagcagaggtaactctgggtcttccattcctgtggcggtccacatgagtgccagtttcatcatatcgcttgatAGTTTatgcgactacacttgaagaaatattcaaagtttttgaaatgttccttattgactgaccttcatgttttaaagtaatgatggactgtcatttctctttgcttatttgagctgttcttgccataatatggacttggtcttttaccaaataaggctggTATACCCCCCCTACTgggtcacaacacaattgattggctcaaatgcattaagaaggaaagaaattccacaaattaacttaagaaagcacacctgttaattgaaatgcattccaggtgactacctcatgaagctggttgagagaatgccaaaagtgtgcaaagctgtcatcaaggcaaagggtggctatttgaagaatctcaaatatattttgatttgttgaacacatTTTTGGtaactatatgattccatatgtgttatttcatagttttgatgtcttcactattatacaatgtaaaaaaaagtcaaataaaaaaaacttgaatgagaaGATGttataaaacttttgaccggtagtgtatatggatttgtttccatgtcatttgtTTCACTACTGTTGAAATAAGTGACATTCATTAAGCATTTAGCTGTTACAGATAGCTTAGAATGATGTTGATTATAGGCTGTTTTGAATTCAGAATCTGGAATCTAATTCTAGAGCATAGATTCCAGCTTCTGTACTGTATTATTGGTCCATCACAGAACTAATCTGAAACATTGTGTGGTCTGTCCCATAGGTTTCTTCCTGATGCTCCGATTCTACATTCTTGATCGGATGCGGAAACAATCCAGGTCTAGTTTGGATGGTAGCACAGCATCTTCCACCAGGCAACACATGCTGCAGGAGAAGAGCTGAGCTGGGGTACATGGGATATCATTTTTTTTGTAGGCTAACGGAGGAGCAATGTACCAAATGTACCTCTGTCAGTCAGAACATTCCAACTCTGGGGGTGAGATTCAGAATATTGCACTATACAAGCCATTTCCATGCACATCTGAgtgactgtaaaaaaaaatactgtcAAAATTAAAGCTTAAAGCTATATTTCACATAAGGTGAAACAGTTCCACTGGTCACTCCAGGCACATTTGTTATTCTTTTATTATGGGGCAGAGATGCatcctggtaaaaaaaaatatcataGTACTCTGCTGATCTATCGCATGTGCAATGAAAAAAaaattgtgttcgttgtttgAAGTAACGTCTTTGTTGTAATATTGCAGACGGATGTGGCAGTTTCACCCCTACAGATTTCAGCTTTAAGCCCAGGGCGAACCTTGATAAGcttgttttattctgtgtaaACGTATCATTTCATAGATATCAGTCATCGCTCATTTCAAACTTTTGAAGTAGCACTTTAGCTTCTTAGTCTTGCCATTTACCCATTCATCATGTTGTAGAATCACATATGTAAGAAACTTTCATACATCGTTTTCCAGAGAATGGTAGTTACTTTACTCAGAAAAGGACTCATAGAAGTGTCACTCAGGCCATCATCTGAAAGACGGCAGGCATTGTACAATGACATTTGGCTGAAGTTGGCAACTTGCTCTATTCTGTGACAAACACTGTATTTTCAGATCATAGTTACTGGACTGTGTTTTGCACTTTATTGTACAGAGATATATTTTTTAGAAAACATGACTGGTTGTGCCACTGCCAttattgtgtgtatatattttgCAACTTTTGAAAACGTATTGTAATATTGTATTTGTGTGGATGTAAATGTATATTGCTTCAATAAAAGTGTACTGTATAAGAAAAGAACACCAGGACCTTAGTTTGACTGTACAACTACAAAAATATGTAATAATTGATCTTAACAATTCATAAGCGAAATACCTGCACTGTATACAACTACaatgtgtgtacaaaacattaaacacatgctctttccatgacatagactgaccagttgaagccaggtgaaagctatgatcccttataccttattaaatccacttcaaatcaatgtagatgaaggggaggagacaggttagagaaggatttttaagctttgagacatggattgtgaatgggcaagacaaagactgaagtgcctttgaacatggtaggtgccaggcgcaccggtttgagtgtgttaagaactgcaacgctgctgggtttttcgcactcaacagtttcctgtgtgtatcaatgatggtacaccacccaaagaacatccagccaacttgacacaacggtgggaagcattggagtcaacatgggccaacatccctgtggaacactttcgacgcCTTGTAGCCCGtgtcctgacaaattgaggctgttctgagggcaaaagggggtgcaactcaatattaggaaggttttcttaatgtttggtacactcagtgtatgatgCTGTAGCTCTGGTTTACAGTAAATTGCAGAGGTTCTAAGGAAAACAGAGTGTTTCATGATTGCTTAGTTGCAGGATGATTACAGTGACCGTGTGGAAACTTGCACAACATGGTTTTTACGTGGCCCACACACTGGGTTACTTCAGAGTGACAGGGAGCAGGGTAAATGCACTGTAAAAACACATGATGGAAAAGAGTGGGGGAGAATGAGGAAGTAAACCATCAAACTGATACTTATGTCTCTTGTAGCCTGTCAATGAGTTGTCCATTCTTAAGAAGAGGATTGACTATATTTAGCCTACATTAGAATTTACTGTTACCAGACTTAGATACAGCAAACCGATTGTGTCCACACTATCTCCCTGTGCTTTTAATGCCCAAAGGCAGGTGTGAGTAAAACATAGTGTTTAATAAGACAGTCTTTTCATACCCACAAACATCTCAACCTACCCATTGTGCACTCATACATTGTAGCCTATTGTTAAATAGCGTAACACCCTAACCAGATCTTAAAGTAAATGGAATATAGATAGACACATAGGCCATGCTCTTCTCTATTTCTGTTTTATGCCTCCATCACCCGTGtctacctcatcagtctcatcaAATATCACTTCCTCTGTGTCTGAGTCATCAAGGCCAGTCATAAAATCATCACATGGACAAAATGATGATCCAAgtcagatacagtaccagtcaaaagttgacactcctactcattcaagggtttatctttgactattttctacattgtagaataatagtgaagacatcaaaactatgaaataacacatatggaatcatatagtaaccaaaaacgtgttaaacaaatataaatatattttatatttgacatccttcaaagtagccaccctttgccttgatgaactctgaaccagcttcacctggaatgcttttcaacag
This window harbors:
- the LOC115202949 gene encoding adhesion G-protein coupled receptor G5, encoding MGPNQGFGGTLWMIFLFALFASGSGENDRDFKMCGTWSHGNGLLTLAHDLKRGCGTITISANESSLSIRGEITAQCENSSVIKLDPSPGARERHFCVYWEPLLDQLWVEVNGQNHTLCWPSGLQGNCCTDLSQGSNKGTSTYGIVNATQRDDIISSKTHPAYEFFGEIINCKNKFCDEASQGSGDKVNMIEETVMRSKVLGNVVLPCALSSVVEMKEGFQGYNVTLPAPQGVPPQMIPSVHLPSCLKPPEKKKVKVVCTYFKNSILFQGSSKVDQNDIRILEDVVGITVENEIITNLPEPIRIGFHHSVIPTSHSRKCVSWDTKKDPTEVTWKKEGCETIQKGVEDTECHCNHLTYFAILVQLEPRPVRHLVALTVITSMGCAASTLSCVVLIYFLNTQRRAKDQSIGVHRGLAMALFLLSLLFFLTGTVANVGGNKACWAFGAALHYALLSSFSWMFIEVFHTFWLVYMVFSPSPNPYVWHLVGFGLPAVPVIVLLAIGKVYGVIEVVSSDDVNNPYLMCWMDVSPHSVGLLAHYFINLTFLAVVVISGLIMLFLVLRNIQNRDEWRKNKVAFLSIWGLSCLFGTTWGLGFLDFGQLSEFIPFLFCILNSLQGFFLMLRFYILDRMRKQSRSSLDGSTASSTRQHMLQEKS